Genomic window (Kosakonia sp. BYX6):
TCACCCGCCGCCAGTGAGGTGTAACCGACGTTGTAATCCACTTCGTCGGGTTTATCGACGGTGTAGCCGAGCTTCTCCAGCGCGCGGCTGACCAGCAAAGTCTGGAAGGCTTCTTCCGCAATGGTGCTCTGGAAAGGTTTTACGGTGATGCCTTTGCCGGGCAAATCTGCATCTGCAGCAAATGTGCTGGTAGAGACAAGGGTGGCAAACGCTGTGGCAAAAAGTACGCTATGTCGCATCGTTGTTCCTTATTTTTCAGGTGGGACGCTGTTGCCCGGTACGGTGTGCACCGGGCAAGAGGTTTATTTTGCGAATGGGCGGGTCAGCAGACCCAGCGGGCCGGTTTGATACCAGCGACGATTACCGCGGCTACGGGAATCGCGACCGACAGCCTGTGTCAGGCGGTCGAGAATGATGGCGAGGATAACGATCCCCACGCCGCCGACGGTGGCAAGCCCCATATCGAGACGGCCAATTCCGCGCAGTACCATCTGGCCAAGCCCACCAACGGCGATCATCGAGGCGATCACTACCATGGAGAGGGCAAGCATCAACGTCTGGTTAATTCCCGCCATAATGGTCGGCATGGCCAGCGGTAACTGTACTTTGAACAACATCTGGCGCGGGCTGGCACCAAATGAGCGTGAAGCTTCAATCAAATCAGCCGGAACCTGGTTAATCCCGAGGATGGTCAGGCGCACGACCGGCGGCAGGGCGAAGATAATCGTCACCACCACACCCGGTACGTTGCCGATACCAAACAGCATCACAATCGGCACCAGGTAAACAAATGCCGGAGTGGTCTGCATCGCATCCAGCAGCGGGCGAATAATTTTCGCCGCCCGCTGGCTACGCGCCAGCCATATCCCCATCGGCAAGCCGATTACCACGCAGAACAGCAGTGCGGTCAGAACCAGCGCCAGCGTCACCATTGCCTGCGACCAGGCACCAATTGCGCCAATCGCAATCAACGACACCAGGGTTGCCACGCCCATCCCGGCGCTGCTCATCTGCCAGGCGATCAGGGAGAAAACAATAATCGCCACCGGCGATGGCATGCCCAGCAGCAACTGCTGGAAGCCGCTCAGAATATAATCCACCGGGACACGAATCCCCTGAAACACCGGGCGGAAGTGCATCACAACCCAGTCGATCGCCTGTGTCACCCAGCTATCAAGCGGGATCAGCGTCTTATGGAACGGATCCATAATATTGAAATGTTCTGGTGCCGGTGCGGGCGCGCTGTGCAGCCAGTCTGCGCCGCCGCCATCGGCTGGCGCGGCAGAACCGCCGCCGCCCCATGCATCAGCAGATTGTGCAGCGTTGTCCGTTGCCGGTGCGCTATCCCACGGATTATTTTGATCAGCCATTGTTTGCCCCCTCGCGATCTAAAGCCTGAAGCAGCATCCGTTTGGAAATGATGCCCACGTACTGTTGTTCTTCACCGACGACTGGCACCGCACAGGGCGCCTGTCCGACATGGGAGAGCAACTCGCTAAGCGGCGTTTCGGCGTCCACCGCGAGCGGGGAGTCAATTAACGCCGCATCGATACCCTGACTCTGGCCTAACGCCTCTTTCAGGGAGTCGATGGAGACAATGCCGACAAATTTATTGCCGCGTTCAATCACATAACCGTATTCACGGTCTTCATCCTGCAATAACTTCAGCGCAGAGCGCGGGCCAAAGCCCGGCGTTTTGCGGATCAAACCGACCGGCGTACGACGCGCAATATCTTTCGCGCTGAACACCTGGCTAATATCCACACCGCGGAAGAAGGTGCGCACATAATCATTGGCCGGATTATTCAAAATCTCATCCGGCGTACCCACCTGTACCACTTCGCCGTTTTGCATAATGGCGATGCGGTCGCCAATACGCATTGCTTCATCCAGATCGTGGGAAATAAACACGACGGTACGCTGGTGTTTCGCTTGCAGCTTCACCAATTCATCCTGCATTTCCGTACGAATTAAGGGATCGAGCGCCGAGAAGGCTTCATCCATTAATAAAATATCGGGATTGATGGCTAATGCACGGGCCAAACCTACACGTTGGCGCATACCGCCAGAGAGTTCATCGGGGTAGGCATGGGCATAATTTTCCAGGCCTACCTGGCGCAGCGCATCCAGCGCTTTTTCCTGGCGCGCTTGCGCCGGAATGCCCGCTAACTCCATACCAAACGCGGTATTATCCAATACCGTCAAATGGGGCATTAGCGCAAATGACTGGAAGACCATCGCAATCTTTTTCCTGCGCACCTCGCGCAACTCGGCGTCTGATATTTTGGCGATATCTACGCCGTCAATCAGCACCTGTCCGCGGGTGGGTTCAATCAGGCGATTGAGAAGGCGTACCATAGTGGATTTACCCGAGCCGGATAATCCCATGATGACAAATATCTCGCCTTCTTCAATGGCCAGACTGGCGTCTTTAACGCCAAGCGACAGACCCGTTTTTTCCAGTATTTCTTCTTTCGAAAGTCCTTTTTCAATATATTTGAAAGCTCGCTGCGGATGCTCACCAAATACTTTGTAGAGATTTTTAACTTCTAATTTAATTGCCATGCAATAATAGAGTTCCTGTTATTTATTATGTCGATATGCTACCCAATGAGAATAATTAACTGGCATTACCCTACCATACTGAGAATCTGAGACAACCCTCAATCGGCGGGCTTTGCAGAATTGACAGGTGCAGAATCGTCTCTATTTCCCATGAGATAAGGGCTGACGGCGGATGGTAAATTTTTCTTATCCATCGGGAAATCGCATCTGAATTGTGGTGGTTCAGATGGAAATGACATGGAAATTACAGTGTAGAACTGCTGAAGATATTATGTTGAGAATTTACGCAATATTAATAAATAACTAATGACCTTTTTTTGCTGCGGGCTATTTTAAATTAAATAATCGCGGGAATATTCCTCTCCCGAAACGGGAGAGGAGAGGGCGGTCAGAAGTTCCAGTCTTCGTCTTCGGTTTCGACGGCTTTACCCATCACATATGAAGAGCCAGAACCCGAGAAGAAGTCGTGGTTTTCATCGGCATTCGGCGACAGCGCGGACAGAATGGCCGGGTTCACTTCTGCCATTTCCGCCGGGAACAGCGCTTCGTAACCGAGGTTCATCATCGCTTTGTTGGCGTTGTAGCAGAGAAACGCTTTCACATCTTCCGCCCAGCCGCTGCCCGCGTACAAATCTTCGGTATAGCTCAGCTCGTTTTCGTAGAGATCCATCAGCAGATCCAGCGCGAAGTTTTTCAACTCTTCACGTTTTTCCGCACTGACTTTCTCCAGCCCTTTCTGATACTTATAACCAATGTAGTAACCGTGAACCGCTTCATCGCGAATGATCAGGCGAATCAAATCGGCGGTGTTGGTCAGCTTGCCACGGCTTGACCAGTACATCGGTAGCCAGAAACCGGAATAGAACAAAAACGACTCTAAAAAAACACTGGCGATTTTCTTTTTCAGCGGATCATCGGCGCGGTAATACTGCAAAACCAGCTGTGCTTTACGCTGCAACGCGCCGTTTTCTTCGCTCCAGGTATAAGCAGCATCAACATCTTTGCTTTGGCATAGCGTCGAAAAAATCGAACTGTACGAACGCGCGTGCACCGCTTCCATAAAGCTGACATTCGACAACACCGCTTCTTCGTGCGGCGTTAGCGAATCCGCCATTAATGCCGGTGCGCCAACGGTGTTCTGAATGGTGTCGAGCAGCGTCAGGCCAGTAAATACGCGAATGGTCAGTTGCTGCTCTGCCGGACTTAAGGTCTGCCAGGCGGGAATATCATTCGACAGCGGCACTTTTTCCGGCAACCAGAAGTTGCTGGTCAGCCGGTTCCACACTTCCAGATCTTTATCGTCCTGGATTTTGTTCCAGTTCACCGCGCTGACGCGTGATAGTTGGCTCATCCTTTTCTCCTTACAACGCGCAGGACACGCAGCCCTGAATCTCGGTGCCTTCCAGCGCAAGCTGGCGCAGGCGGATGTAATACAGCGACTTGATGCCTTTTTTCCATGCGTAAATTTGCGCTTTGTTGATGTCGCGGGTGGTCGCTGTGTCTTTAAAGAACAGCGTCAGCGACAAGCCCTGATCGACATGGCGCGTGGCTTCGGCATAGGTATCAATGATTTTCTCCGGCCCGATTTCATACGCATCTTCGTACAGCGCCAGGTTGTCATTGGTCATAAAGGGCGCCGGGTAATAAACGCGCCCGGTTTTGCCTTCCTTGCGAATTTCAATTTTCGAGACAATCGGGTGAATACTCGATGTCGCATGGTTGATATAGGAAATGGAGCCGGTCGGCGGAACCGCCTGCAAGTTCTGGTTATAGATGCCGTAACGCATCACATCTTCGCGCAGTTGTTGCCACATCGCGCGCGTCGGAATGGTGATGCCGGCACGTTCAAACAGCGTACGGACTTTCTCCGTTTTGGGTTGCCAGTCGCCTTCCAGGTACTGGTTGAAATACTCCCCGCTGGCGTAGCGCGACGCCGGGAAACCGGCGAATTGCTGCCCGCGCTCACGGGCGATCATCATCGAGGTATGCAGCGCATGCCAGGTGATGGTGTAGAAATAAAAATTGGTGAAATCCAACCCTTCCGGGCTGCCGTAAGCAATGCCTTCCCGCGCCAGATAACCGTGCAGGTTCATCTGACCAAGCCCAATGGCGTGCGACGCGGCATTGCCGGATTCCACCGACGGCACCGAACGAATATGGCTCATATCGGACACGGCGGTTAACCCGCGAATGGCGGTTTCCACCGTGCGGCCAAAATCGGGGGAATCCATGGTGTGGGCAATATTCAGCGAACCGAGGTTACAGGAGATATCGCGCCCGGTTTCGGCATAATCGAGGTTCTCATCGAAGGTCGAAGCGCTGTTAACCTGCAAAATCTCCGAGCACAGGTTGCTCATATTAATGCGCCCGGCAATCGGGTTCGCGCGGTTCACCGTATCTTCAAACATGATGTACGGATAACCGGATTCGAACTGAATTTCCGCCAGCGTCTGGAAGAAATCGCGGGCATTAATATAGGTTTTGCGTACACGGTCGTCGGCGAGCAGTTGATCGTACATTTCGCTAATCGCGACATCACCAAACGGTTTGCCGTACAGGCGCTCAACGTCGTACGGCGAGAACAGCGCCATTTGCGCATTCTCTTTCGCCAGACGGAAGGTCACATCCGGGATCACCACGCCGAGCGACAGGGTTTTGATACGGATTTTTTCGTCGGCGTTTTCGCGTTTGGTGTCGAGAAAACGCAGAATGTCCGGATGATGCGCATGCAGATACACCGCGCCCGCGCCCTGGCGAGCGCCGAGTTGGTTGGCGTAAGAGAACGCATCTTCCAGCATCTTCATCACAGGGATCACGCCGGAAGACTGGTTTTCAATGCGTTTGATCGGCGCACCGGCTTCGCGCAGGTTAGAGAGCAGAAAGGCCACGCCGCCGCCGCGTTTTGAAAGCTGTAACGCCGAGTTCACCGCGCGACCAATGGATTCCATATTGTCTTCAATGCGCAGCAGGAAGCAGGAAACCAGTTCGCCGCGCTGCTGTTTACCGCAATTGAGGAAAGTTGGTGTCGCAGGCTGGAAGCGGCCAGAGAGAATTTCATCGGTCAATTGTTGCGCCAGCGCTTTATCGCCCTGCGCCAGCGTCAACGCCACCATGCACGCGCGGTCTTCAAAATGCTCAAGATAGCGTTTGCCATCAAAGGTTTTCAGCGTGTAACTGGTGTAGAACTTCCAGGCACCAAGAAAGGTTTGGAAACGAAAACCGCTGGCGTGCGCCTGCGCAATCAGGTCGACCACGAAAGCGCGGTCGTAACGCGCCAGCACGCTTTCGTCGTAATAATTTTCCGCCACCAACCAGTTCAGCCGCTCGTCCTGGCTATTGAATGTCACGGTATTCGGGCGCACGTGGTGAGCCATAAAGGCGTCGACCGCCTCGTGGTCTTTATCAAACTGAATGCGGCCGTCTTTATCATAAAGATTCAGCATGGCATTCAGCGCATGGAAATCAGGCGTGGCTTGCATCACGCGCTCTGCGGTTGTCGTTGCCAAAATTCGCTCACTCCTTTACGCACATTGTCGATGTCCTGCTGGGTTCCCATTAGCTCAAAACGATACAGATACGGCACGCCGCATTTTTGCGACACCACATCGCCTGCGCGCCCATAGGCGTCGCCGAAGTTGCGGTTACCGGCGGCGATAACGCCGCGAATCAACGCGCGGTTTTGCGGATCGTTTAAAAAGCGAATCACCTGGCGCGGCACAGCGCCTGCCGTACCGCCGCCGCCATAACTGGGAACCACCAGAATATAAGGTTCGTCTACCTGAATACGTTCGCGCTCGTTAAGCGGAATGCGCACAGCGGGCAACCCGAGGCGCGTCATAAAGCGCTGCGTGTTTTCCGAGCTGCTGGAAAAGTAGACGAGATTGCTCATGCGCTGGCGACGCTGGGGGCAGTGTGCAGGCTGTTGATCATATCCGGGCGGAAACCGGACCATTTTGTTTCGCCGGCGACAACCACCGGTAACTGACGAAAGCCCATCGCGCGAAGCTCATCGGCAGCTTCTGGCACATGGTCAACGTTCACCATTTCGAATTCAAAACCACGGTTTTCCATTGCACGTTTGGTGGCGTGACATTGAACACAATCATTTCGAGTGTAAATGGTAATGCGCATAGTTCGTATTTCCGTTTAAAATGAAAGAACGGCGCGAGGTATCGCGTCAGTTAGTGTGTTGCTACTGGAAGAAATACTAGATGTAGTTATCAAAAGATGCAACCACACAATATATAGGAAAATAACATGAGCTATGCCCAGTTGATAAACAGAATGGGTAAGGGCGAATTGTCTAGATTTTATACAGGGATACGCGAGCGAGGGGCAAAGAAAAACCCCTGCACGTCGCGAAACGCGCAGGGGTTCAGAATTATTTTTGCCGGTTAACGGCGCAAACTGAGCAACGCGCCGAGGAACACCCCGACCGCAGCGGCAGCACCCACGCTGCACCAGGGTTTGTCTTTCACAAAGGTATCTGCACAGCCAACAGCATCGCGCGCGGCTTGCTGAACACGGTTACGCCCATGCATACGTGCGCGGGTCTCTTTCAGCAGCGCTTGCGCTTTACGACGTGCGCTATCAGCTTCATCTTTCGCATCGCTACCCCAGGATTTAAGCACTTCTTCCAGGCTATCGGCTAATTGGCTGACATCGTTATTGATATCCTGAACACCTTCATCTACATCACGGCGATTCGGTCTGTTAAACATAGGAGTCTCCCTTTTTTCGATGTGAATTTTAGTTTAGACCATAATTTTCAAGGCCAGACGGCGATCACCTCTTTCACGTCCGTTTGTGGAATTTTCTGAGTCAATGTCCATGCTCAGTACTGTAAGGTGGCGAAGCAGTAGAGAGATGACGAGGAAAATCTATGTACTTACGACCCGATGAAGTGGCACGTGTTCTGGAAAATGTAGGATTTACGATGGATGTGGCCACGCCGAAAACCTATGGTTATCGCCGCGGTGAAAATTATGTTTATGTTAATCGCGAAGCGCGGATGGGACGCACAGCGCTGATCATTCACCCTACGTTAAAAGAACGCAGTTCATCGCTTGCGGAACCTGCCTCGGACATCAAGATGTGCGATCACTATCAGAACTTTCCCCTCTATTTAGGGGGCCACGCGCAGGAGCATTACGGTATTCCGCACGGCTTCAGTTCACGCATGGCACTGGAAAGATTTTTGAGCGGATTATTTGGCGAACAGCACTAACACCCGCGCGCCATCAGGCTTTGGCCTGGTGGTAACTGCTCACCCGGAACAGGCGACGGCAGTAATCAAGGAAATAGCCGTAAACCGCCCCCATCATCATTGACAGCACGATATTCGAACTCACCGCCGCAACAATTTGGTGCCAGTCCGCACCCACCGTCCACAGAATCGCCACATAAACCGGTGACTGAAAGGTCACATAAGCCAGCACATCTGCCAGGTTTTTCATCCAGCCAGACGGGCTAATGCGGCGCGCATAACGCATAAACAGATCGCGATACAGCCCATAAGGCCAGGCAATAATAATGTTGACCGGGATAGCGACAAGGCGTGATGAAAGTGACTGTTCGAAGCTCATTCCGGAGAGGAATATTTCAATCAACATGTTCACTACCGAACAATAGACAACCATCGCAAAGGTGTCCGCAGCGGCGTGACGCAGGCGAGACTGCGAAGAGAACATGGGAGTGCTCCTTGATAAATAATAAAAGGCTAACGAACAGTATTTAGCGTTTTGAATCGGCTAGATTTATGCGAATAGATTATCCATCTGGTTTGAAACTCACAACTAGCGATAAATTTTTATTTTCTTTTCTTTGTTGGATAAAGTGCTCTGCGATTGGTTAAATCTTAACCCTTTCATTATTTTTGTTGGGGATTTAAATAAATGCTATTTATATCAAATGGTTAATCTGAATGAGAGAAAGCATACGACGCTAGCGATAAAGACAGCGGAGAGAATTTTAGTGTGCTGTGCTCCCGTTGTGCTTACAGAATAAGCAGCAGCATTTTTTATGCTGGGCAAGGCAACTTTGCAGGATTAAGTGCTGAGAAATGGGATGGGAATTTATGCGGTTTTATTGCATGAATATTTGAAGCGGTGAGAGAGTTCTCACCGCAGCCAATCAGCAAACGCCGAAATCGCCGTCTTCTTTATACAAAGAAACATCTTCCGCTTTGAGGGTGATTTTATCGGCCTGTTCGTCGTAGGCCGGCACGGCGACAATTTGATCTTCATGAACTTCGAGGACTTTCAATTTAGGGCCGCCAATGCGCGGCTGCACGATATCGCCAATTGCAAACATGCTTTTCTCCTTATTTGTAACGAGCTTGTAAATGTAAACATAGCCTGAACTCCGAAGTCGGTACAGCGTAAAAGAGGGTAAACAGGCTATGTGAGAGTGGCAGGTGCAGGCAAAGTGGCTAAGCTTTAAGAGATTGTGTCATTTTTTCAATCACCTGGAATTTACTTGCATAGGAGGCTATATGGGTTTCTGGCGTGTTGTTATTACGATTCTTCTTCCGCCATTGGGCGTATTGATTGGCAAAGGCTTCGGCTGGGCATTTATCATTAACATTTTGCTCACCTTGTTGGGCTACATCCCCGGTTTAATTCATGCCTTTT
Coding sequences:
- the proW gene encoding glycine betaine/L-proline ABC transporter permease ProW, yielding MADQNNPWDSAPATDNAAQSADAWGGGGSAAPADGGGADWLHSAPAPAPEHFNIMDPFHKTLIPLDSWVTQAIDWVVMHFRPVFQGIRVPVDYILSGFQQLLLGMPSPVAIIVFSLIAWQMSSAGMGVATLVSLIAIGAIGAWSQAMVTLALVLTALLFCVVIGLPMGIWLARSQRAAKIIRPLLDAMQTTPAFVYLVPIVMLFGIGNVPGVVVTIIFALPPVVRLTILGINQVPADLIEASRSFGASPRQMLFKVQLPLAMPTIMAGINQTLMLALSMVVIASMIAVGGLGQMVLRGIGRLDMGLATVGGVGIVILAIILDRLTQAVGRDSRSRGNRRWYQTGPLGLLTRPFAK
- the proV gene encoding glycine betaine/L-proline ABC transporter ATP-binding protein ProV, producing the protein MAIKLEVKNLYKVFGEHPQRAFKYIEKGLSKEEILEKTGLSLGVKDASLAIEEGEIFVIMGLSGSGKSTMVRLLNRLIEPTRGQVLIDGVDIAKISDAELREVRRKKIAMVFQSFALMPHLTVLDNTAFGMELAGIPAQARQEKALDALRQVGLENYAHAYPDELSGGMRQRVGLARALAINPDILLMDEAFSALDPLIRTEMQDELVKLQAKHQRTVVFISHDLDEAMRIGDRIAIMQNGEVVQVGTPDEILNNPANDYVRTFFRGVDISQVFSAKDIARRTPVGLIRKTPGFGPRSALKLLQDEDREYGYVIERGNKFVGIVSIDSLKEALGQSQGIDAALIDSPLAVDAETPLSELLSHVGQAPCAVPVVGEEQQYVGIISKRMLLQALDREGANNG
- the nrdF gene encoding class 1b ribonucleoside-diphosphate reductase subunit beta; the encoded protein is MSQLSRVSAVNWNKIQDDKDLEVWNRLTSNFWLPEKVPLSNDIPAWQTLSPAEQQLTIRVFTGLTLLDTIQNTVGAPALMADSLTPHEEAVLSNVSFMEAVHARSYSSIFSTLCQSKDVDAAYTWSEENGALQRKAQLVLQYYRADDPLKKKIASVFLESFLFYSGFWLPMYWSSRGKLTNTADLIRLIIRDEAVHGYYIGYKYQKGLEKVSAEKREELKNFALDLLMDLYENELSYTEDLYAGSGWAEDVKAFLCYNANKAMMNLGYEALFPAEMAEVNPAILSALSPNADENHDFFSGSGSSYVMGKAVETEDEDWNF
- the nrdE gene encoding class 1b ribonucleoside-diphosphate reductase subunit alpha, with product MATTTAERVMQATPDFHALNAMLNLYDKDGRIQFDKDHEAVDAFMAHHVRPNTVTFNSQDERLNWLVAENYYDESVLARYDRAFVVDLIAQAHASGFRFQTFLGAWKFYTSYTLKTFDGKRYLEHFEDRACMVALTLAQGDKALAQQLTDEILSGRFQPATPTFLNCGKQQRGELVSCFLLRIEDNMESIGRAVNSALQLSKRGGGVAFLLSNLREAGAPIKRIENQSSGVIPVMKMLEDAFSYANQLGARQGAGAVYLHAHHPDILRFLDTKRENADEKIRIKTLSLGVVIPDVTFRLAKENAQMALFSPYDVERLYGKPFGDVAISEMYDQLLADDRVRKTYINARDFFQTLAEIQFESGYPYIMFEDTVNRANPIAGRINMSNLCSEILQVNSASTFDENLDYAETGRDISCNLGSLNIAHTMDSPDFGRTVETAIRGLTAVSDMSHIRSVPSVESGNAASHAIGLGQMNLHGYLAREGIAYGSPEGLDFTNFYFYTITWHALHTSMMIARERGQQFAGFPASRYASGEYFNQYLEGDWQPKTEKVRTLFERAGITIPTRAMWQQLREDVMRYGIYNQNLQAVPPTGSISYINHATSSIHPIVSKIEIRKEGKTGRVYYPAPFMTNDNLALYEDAYEIGPEKIIDTYAEATRHVDQGLSLTLFFKDTATTRDINKAQIYAWKKGIKSLYYIRLRQLALEGTEIQGCVSCAL
- the nrdI gene encoding class Ib ribonucleoside-diphosphate reductase assembly flavoprotein NrdI — encoded protein: MSNLVYFSSSSENTQRFMTRLGLPAVRIPLNERERIQVDEPYILVVPSYGGGGTAGAVPRQVIRFLNDPQNRALIRGVIAAGNRNFGDAYGRAGDVVSQKCGVPYLYRFELMGTQQDIDNVRKGVSEFWQRQPQSA
- the nrdH gene encoding glutaredoxin-like protein NrdH, which encodes MRITIYTRNDCVQCHATKRAMENRGFEFEMVNVDHVPEAADELRAMGFRQLPVVVAGETKWSGFRPDMINSLHTAPSVASA
- a CDS encoding DUF883 domain-containing protein, whose protein sequence is MFNRPNRRDVDEGVQDINNDVSQLADSLEEVLKSWGSDAKDEADSARRKAQALLKETRARMHGRNRVQQAARDAVGCADTFVKDKPWCSVGAAAAVGVFLGALLSLRR
- a CDS encoding DUF2002 family protein, which codes for MYLRPDEVARVLENVGFTMDVATPKTYGYRRGENYVYVNREARMGRTALIIHPTLKERSSSLAEPASDIKMCDHYQNFPLYLGGHAQEHYGIPHGFSSRMALERFLSGLFGEQH
- the alaE gene encoding L-alanine exporter AlaE → MFSSQSRLRHAAADTFAMVVYCSVVNMLIEIFLSGMSFEQSLSSRLVAIPVNIIIAWPYGLYRDLFMRYARRISPSGWMKNLADVLAYVTFQSPVYVAILWTVGADWHQIVAAVSSNIVLSMMMGAVYGYFLDYCRRLFRVSSYHQAKA
- a CDS encoding YqaE/Pmp3 family membrane protein, producing the protein MGFWRVVITILLPPLGVLIGKGFGWAFIINILLTLLGYIPGLIHAFWVQTRD